Within the Mesobacillus boroniphilus genome, the region CATTACCATCTTCATATAGAAGGAAAAGGGTACAAGCATCGGGATAAAGATTTTAGAGACTTGTTAAAGAAGGTAGATGCCCCGAGATTTTGTTCTGCACTTCCAGAGAAAAAGAAAAGAAGGTCGAAACAGAAATTCGTTTTTTATCAGTGCAGCAGCTGTAAGTTGACTTATCGCCGCAAAAGATCTATAAATACCTCAAAATACGTGTGTGGAAAATGCCGAGGAAAGCTGGTGAAAGTAAAAGAAATGACTGTAGAATAAACTTTTGTAGGCATTTTATAAAGAAATAAAAAACTTATCAAAAACACCCTTGACTTTTACTAGGCACCTCCCTATAATAGTAAGAGTCGACAAGACAACGACATTAAAAATTTGCTTATTCCGCAGTAGCTCAGTGGTAGAGCACTCGGCTGTTAACCGAGCGGTCGTAGGTTCGAATCCTACCTGCGGAGCCATTAATTTTAGAGGTATGGGGAAGTACTCAAGAGGCTGAAGAGGCGCCCCTGCTAAGGGTGTAGGTCGCGTAAGCGGCGCGAGGGTTCAAATCCCTCCTTCTCCGCCAGAACCTTTTTAATATGGCCCCTTGGTCAAGCGGTTAAGACACCGCCCTTTCACGGCGGTAACACGGGTTCGAATCCCGTAGGGGTCACCATTTCAAAAAAACAAAACATCATCTTATTTGGTCCCGTGGTGTAGCGGTTAACATGCCTGCCTGTCACGCAGGAGATCGCCGGTTCGATCCCGGTCGGGACCGCCATTTTATTGGGCTATAGCCAAGCGGTAAGGCAACGGACTTTGACTCCGTCATGCGTTGGTTCGAATCCAGCTAGCCCAGCCATTTTTGAGCCATTAGCTCAGTCGGTAGAGCATCTGACTTTTAATCAGAGGGTCGAAGGTTCGAGTCCTTCATGGCTCACCAAGATTTTTTCGCGCTAGCGAAAATAATCATCCTTAATTTCGCAACAGCGAAATCGAAATTTTAATATGCGGGTGTGGCGGAATTGGCAGACGCACCAGACTTAGGATCTGGCGCCGCAAGGCGTGGGGGTTCGACTCCCTTCACCCGCACCATTAATTACCTGTTGATTAATGAACTTCAATCA harbors:
- a CDS encoding SprT family protein — translated: MTDQELHNLVVMISNEYFHKPFRHKAFFNPRLRTTGGRYMLSSHNIEINKKYFEQLGEEELVGIIKHELCHYHLHIEGKGYKHRDKDFRDLLKKVDAPRFCSALPEKKKRRSKQKFVFYQCSSCKLTYRRKRSINTSKYVCGKCRGKLVKVKEMTVE